TCTGATGAAGGCGTTGTACGACGAGCATGCCGCGGCCTTGTGGCGTTACGCGCTGCGGTTGACCGGCGATGCCAGCCAGGCCGAGGACGTCGTCCAGGAGACGCTGCTGCGGGCCTGGCAGCACCCCGAGGTCGTCGGCGACGCGGCGCGGTCGGCTCGGGCGTGGTTGTTCACCGTAGCCCGCAACATGATCATCGACGACCGCCGCAGCGCCCGGTTCCGCAATGTCGTGGGATCGATCGACGAGGCCGGGGCGCCGGAGCGGGCCACCCCCGACGAGGTCAACGCGGCCCTCGACCGGCTGTTGATCGGCGACGCGATGGCCCAGCTCTCCATTGACCATCGGGCTGTGATCGAGCGGTCCTACTACCGCGGCTGGACCACCACGCAGATAGCTGACGACCTGAAAATCGCCGAGGGAACGGTGAAGTCGCGGCTGCACTACGCCGTGCGGGCGCTGCGGCTGCAACTGCAGGAACTGGGAGTCACCCGATGATCGCCGTCTGGGCGGTCGTCGGCTCCGAATACGTGAGGATGACGGGAGATGGATGACATGAATCGGCCGTCGTGGGGGCCGTCGGAACGGCACGGCCCGCCCACCGACACGCATCACTATGCGACATGGGATGCCGCTTATGTACTGGGGTCGCTGTCCGCGACGGACCGCCGCGAATTCGAAGACCACCTGGCCGGTTGTCCGGCATGTCGCGACGCCGTCGCCGAACTCAGCGGCATCCCGGCCCTGCTCGCCCAATTGAGCCATGCCGACGTGGATGCGATCAGCGAGTCGGGCTACGTACCGCAGATATCGCCGCGCCTACTGCCGTCGTTGCTGGAGACCGTGCGCGCGCGCCGGCGCCGCACCCGCATCACCACCTGGGCGGCCTCGGTTGCCGCGGCCGTGGTGCTGGGTGTCGGCGTATTGGTGGGTGTGAATGGCGCGGCCGACATTTTCGGGAATCACCCGCAGCCCGCCGCCACGTCGGCCCAACCCATGGCGCAGGTCGGAACCAAGCTGTTGACGTCGACGATTTTGTTCAGCAGCCAGAGCTGGGGGACGATGATCAGCCTGCAGTGCTACTGCTTGGCGCCGCCGGACGCTCACCACGACACCCTTGCCATGGTGATAGTCAATCGCGACGGCAGCCAGACCCGGCTGGCCACCTGGGTGGCCGAGCCCGGCCGCACCGCGAACCCGGCGGGCAGCACCTCGACGCAACTCGACCAGATCGCTTCCGTACGAGTGATTTCCGCCGACAGCGGACAGGTACTGCTGGAACGGACCCTCTGAGAGGGCCGCGTCGAGGGCCCCAGTGCGGTAAGAAAGAGG
The nucleotide sequence above comes from Mycobacterium kiyosense. Encoded proteins:
- a CDS encoding anti-sigma-L factor RslA, which encodes MDDMNRPSWGPSERHGPPTDTHHYATWDAAYVLGSLSATDRREFEDHLAGCPACRDAVAELSGIPALLAQLSHADVDAISESGYVPQISPRLLPSLLETVRARRRRTRITTWAASVAAAVVLGVGVLVGVNGAADIFGNHPQPAATSAQPMAQVGTKLLTSTILFSSQSWGTMISLQCYCLAPPDAHHDTLAMVIVNRDGSQTRLATWVAEPGRTANPAGSTSTQLDQIASVRVISADSGQVLLERTL
- the sigL gene encoding ECF RNA polymerase sigma factor SigL translates to MAREAGTWGGSETAEAALMKALYDEHAAALWRYALRLTGDASQAEDVVQETLLRAWQHPEVVGDAARSARAWLFTVARNMIIDDRRSARFRNVVGSIDEAGAPERATPDEVNAALDRLLIGDAMAQLSIDHRAVIERSYYRGWTTTQIADDLKIAEGTVKSRLHYAVRALRLQLQELGVTR